The sequence TCGTGGCCGACCGGACCGGCCGAGGGGACGTACCGGTTCCGGCATCGGTCACAGGAGGGGGCGTTTGGCTATGGGGAACGATTATGTGTGGTCGGGGAGTACGTGCCGGCATGCCAAACGGACCGTCGACGATCGACGCGCCGATCAAGGCGACGACGCGCTCGTTCGAGATCGTCGAGGAGATCATGCGGCGGGACGGGGCCGGCGTGACCGAACTCGCTGACGCGCTGGGGTACTCGAAGAGTACGATCCACGACCACCTCAGCACGCTCCGCGAGGCCAACTACGTCCGTCGCGAGGACGACCGTTATCGGGTCGGCTTGTACTTTCTTACCCTCGGCGGGCACGCGCGACGTCACGAGGACCTCTACGAGTTCGGCAAGGGCGAAGTCGACGACCTCGTCGCGGAGACGGGGGAATCGGCCAAGATCGCCGTCGAGGAGAACGGTCGCGGGATCTATCTCTACAAATCCCGCGGGGAGAACGCCGTTCGGACCCATTCACACGCCGGGACCCGGGTGTACCTCCATTCGACGAGCGTCGGCAAGGCGATCCTCGCGCACCTCCCGCGCGAGCGCATCGACGCGATCGTCGCCGAACACGGCTTGCCGACCTGGACCGACCGGACCATCACGACCGAGGCGGCCCT is a genomic window of Halanaeroarchaeum sp. HSR-CO containing:
- a CDS encoding IclR family transcriptional regulator — encoded protein: MPNGPSTIDAPIKATTRSFEIVEEIMRRDGAGVTELADALGYSKSTIHDHLSTLREANYVRREDDRYRVGLYFLTLGGHARRHEDLYEFGKGEVDDLVAETGESAKIAVEENGRGIYLYKSRGENAVRTHSHAGTRVYLHSTSVGKAILAHLPRERIDAIVAEHGLPTWTDRTITTEAALREDLRAVRERGYAIDDEERIRGLRCVGAPVIRDGDVLGAISISGPTRRFDDAYTERMGGIVRDAARVIEMNAKYA